Proteins found in one Nocardia brasiliensis ATCC 700358 genomic segment:
- a CDS encoding polyphosphate kinase 2 family protein translates to MAKKGWSVPATEALKADGLQITELDTSATPGFTGDKAAGLDLLAERTTVLSALQERLYANGRSGDLRSVLLVLQGMDTAGKGGIVRHVIGSVDPQGVDHHAFGVPTEEEKRHHYLWRIRNALPRGGQLGVFDRSHYEDVLVVRVHNLVPKKEWEPRYDEINAFERELVDEGTTVVKVAMFVSLDEQKKRLRERLDRPDKYWKFNPSDIDERGYWPAYQEAYQAMLDRTSTEYAPWHVVPADRKWFSRLAVTELLIEALERLDLEWPAAQFDVEEQKRRLDKA, encoded by the coding sequence ATGGCTAAGAAGGGCTGGTCCGTCCCGGCTACCGAAGCGCTGAAGGCCGACGGCTTGCAGATCACCGAGCTGGACACCTCCGCGACACCGGGCTTCACGGGCGACAAGGCAGCGGGCCTGGACCTGCTGGCCGAACGCACCACGGTGCTGTCCGCGCTGCAGGAACGGCTCTACGCCAACGGGCGATCCGGCGACCTGCGCAGTGTGCTGCTGGTGCTGCAGGGCATGGACACCGCGGGTAAGGGCGGCATCGTCCGGCACGTGATCGGTTCGGTCGATCCGCAGGGCGTGGACCACCACGCGTTCGGCGTGCCGACCGAGGAGGAGAAGCGCCACCACTACCTGTGGCGGATCCGCAACGCGCTGCCGCGCGGCGGTCAGCTCGGGGTGTTCGACCGCTCGCACTACGAGGACGTGCTGGTGGTCCGCGTGCACAACCTGGTGCCGAAAAAGGAATGGGAACCGCGCTACGACGAGATCAACGCCTTCGAGCGGGAACTCGTCGACGAGGGCACCACCGTGGTCAAGGTGGCGATGTTCGTTTCCCTGGACGAGCAGAAGAAGCGGCTGCGCGAACGGCTGGACCGGCCGGACAAGTACTGGAAGTTCAATCCCTCCGATATCGATGAGCGCGGCTACTGGCCCGCCTATCAGGAGGCGTACCAGGCCATGCTGGATCGCACGTCCACCGAGTACGCGCCGTGGCACGTGGTGCCCGCCGATCGCAAATGGTTCTCCCGCCTCGCCGTCACCGAACTGCTCATCGAGGCCCTGGAGCGACTCGACCTCGAGTGGCCCGCCGCACAATTCGACGTCGAGGAGCAGAAGCGGCGACTCGACAAAGCCTGA
- a CDS encoding LLM class flavin-dependent oxidoreductase, with the protein MTALGAVFRPQNPPERLRAVTRVAEESGLEQLWLWEDCFFESGIASAAAALAWTERLHIGVGLLPVPLRNVALTAMEAATLYRLFPDRVLLGVGHGVLDWMGQVGARVESPVTLLAEYLDTLRALLAGKRVTTSGRYVQLDDVALDWPPLEPPRIYAGARGPRSIRLCGSHADGTLLDSIAGPESVRDARALIDEGRAAAGRTDRHVVVANLLAVTGPDAAARLAHVQATTTPPLAGVAGDAQAVADAVRGLAEAGADTVVIQPTGDEPDPEGFVRFVAEQVRPLI; encoded by the coding sequence ATGACTGCTCTCGGTGCTGTGTTTCGTCCGCAAAATCCGCCGGAACGGCTGCGCGCCGTCACCCGGGTCGCCGAGGAATCGGGGCTGGAACAGCTGTGGCTGTGGGAGGACTGTTTCTTCGAGAGCGGTATCGCCAGTGCGGCGGCCGCGCTCGCGTGGACCGAGCGGCTGCACATCGGCGTCGGGCTGCTGCCGGTGCCGCTGCGCAATGTGGCGTTGACCGCGATGGAAGCCGCGACGCTGTACCGGCTGTTCCCCGATCGGGTACTGCTCGGCGTCGGGCACGGCGTGCTGGACTGGATGGGGCAGGTGGGCGCGCGGGTCGAGTCGCCGGTGACGTTGCTGGCCGAGTATTTGGACACGCTGCGGGCCCTGCTCGCGGGCAAGCGAGTCACCACCTCGGGACGTTATGTGCAGCTCGACGACGTGGCCCTGGATTGGCCGCCACTGGAACCGCCGCGCATCTACGCGGGGGCCAGGGGCCCGCGCTCGATCCGGCTGTGCGGGTCGCATGCCGATGGGACGCTGCTGGATTCGATCGCGGGCCCGGAGAGCGTGCGGGACGCGCGGGCGTTGATCGACGAGGGCCGGGCCGCGGCGGGCCGCACCGACCGGCATGTGGTGGTGGCGAATCTGCTCGCGGTGACCGGCCCGGACGCGGCGGCCCGGCTCGCGCACGTGCAAGCCACCACGACACCGCCGCTGGCCGGTGTCGCCGGTGACGCGCAGGCGGTCGCGGACGCGGTCCGCGGGCTGGCCGAGGCGGGCGCCGACACCGTGGTGATCCAGCCGACCGGAGACGAGCCCGACCCCGAAGGCTTCGTTCGCTTTGTCGCCGAACAGGTTCGGCCGCTGATCTAG
- a CDS encoding AI-2E family transporter: MASEEDDNAPAPTDAPVPVAPGEAVVTAEMTSAPPPWLLRAFLLAAATVAGLFAGFWALTRLQGLLTIVLVSLFLAFAIEPAVNWLARRGMKRGLATAVVFLVLISVVVAFFWTLGSLLIDQITTLVNNAPEYADQGIDWVNRTFNAHISGTDLEKYTSNWSKYLEGAAGNAWDISTKAVSVVFQSLGVLLFTYYFAADGPRFRNAVCSLLPPRKQLHVLRAWDIAVQKTGGYIYSRGLLALASTLAHYVALRVLDVPSAFALALWVGVVSQFIPTVGTYLAGALPVIVALVHGPSDALWILGFIVLYQQFENYVLQPRITATTLDMHPAVAFGAVLAGAALLGATGALLAIPVTATVQAFAGAYIRRYEVQTDVDLDAPLPPPPPKPHRKWARQLTIRFTGAERSKGA; encoded by the coding sequence GTGGCCTCGGAAGAAGACGACAACGCGCCAGCGCCCACGGACGCGCCGGTACCGGTAGCGCCCGGCGAGGCCGTGGTCACCGCGGAGATGACCTCCGCGCCGCCGCCGTGGCTGCTGCGCGCGTTCCTGCTCGCCGCGGCCACGGTGGCCGGACTCTTCGCGGGGTTCTGGGCGCTGACCCGGCTGCAAGGCCTGCTCACCATCGTGCTGGTCTCGCTGTTCCTGGCCTTCGCCATCGAGCCCGCGGTGAACTGGCTCGCGCGCCGCGGCATGAAACGCGGGCTCGCCACGGCGGTGGTCTTCCTCGTCCTGATCTCGGTGGTCGTCGCGTTCTTCTGGACGCTCGGCTCGCTGCTGATCGACCAGATCACCACGCTGGTCAACAACGCGCCGGAGTACGCCGATCAAGGCATCGACTGGGTCAACCGCACCTTCAACGCGCACATATCCGGCACCGACCTCGAGAAGTACACCAGCAACTGGAGCAAGTATCTCGAGGGTGCGGCCGGAAACGCCTGGGACATCAGCACGAAAGCGGTCAGCGTGGTGTTCCAGTCGCTCGGGGTGCTGCTGTTCACGTACTACTTCGCCGCCGACGGCCCGCGGTTCCGCAATGCCGTGTGCTCGCTGCTGCCGCCGCGCAAGCAGTTGCATGTGCTGCGCGCCTGGGATATCGCCGTGCAGAAGACCGGCGGCTACATCTACTCGCGCGGATTGCTGGCGCTCGCTTCGACTTTGGCGCATTACGTGGCGTTGCGGGTGCTCGACGTGCCCTCGGCGTTCGCGCTCGCGCTGTGGGTGGGCGTGGTGTCGCAGTTCATCCCGACCGTCGGCACCTACCTCGCGGGCGCGCTACCGGTCATCGTGGCGCTGGTGCACGGACCGTCGGACGCGCTGTGGATCCTCGGCTTCATCGTCCTGTACCAGCAGTTCGAAAACTATGTGCTGCAACCGAGAATCACCGCGACCACGCTGGACATGCATCCGGCCGTCGCGTTCGGCGCGGTGCTGGCGGGCGCCGCCCTGCTCGGCGCGACCGGTGCCCTGCTCGCCATTCCGGTCACCGCGACGGTTCAGGCCTTCGCGGGGGCCTACATCCGGCGCTACGAAGTGCAGACCGACGTCGACCTGGACGCGCCGCTGCCACCGCCGCCGCCCAAGCCGCACCGAAAGTGGGCTCGGCAGCTGACCATCCGTTTCACCGGGGCCGAACGCTCGAAAGGCGCGTAG
- a CDS encoding S1C family serine protease, whose protein sequence is MSEQRYGGRALVTIVAALLAVAGFLGYRGELPGWPPGKAEIAAPVELPPPAPLDPVAVAAAVDPALVDISASMRPFGLGAAGSGIVLTADGQVLTSHHVVKGADTVTATDVGNGRTYDAVVLGYDAAADIALLALSGAADLATARIGNSAELRVRDEVLAIGNAGGIGGTPTAIHGTLTDLDSTIVALNSADLSRKPLTGMLEVAAAVSSGQSGGALADHQGAVVGVIAAASGDPARAGGRPPNGYAVPIDTAMQVVRQIRSGVPTDTVHIGPTATLGVLTSDAKPVGARIDLAIYGLPAYTAGLTHGEVITSVDGRAITSARALHSAINVRKPDDAIQLDVTDTGGNRRTVTVVLARGTPN, encoded by the coding sequence ATGAGCGAACAACGGTATGGGGGCCGCGCGCTGGTGACGATCGTCGCCGCGCTGCTCGCCGTGGCCGGATTCCTCGGCTATCGAGGCGAACTGCCCGGCTGGCCGCCGGGTAAGGCCGAGATCGCCGCGCCGGTCGAGCTACCGCCGCCCGCACCGCTCGATCCGGTCGCGGTCGCCGCCGCCGTCGACCCGGCGCTGGTCGACATCAGCGCGTCGATGCGGCCGTTCGGGCTCGGCGCGGCCGGGTCGGGCATCGTGCTCACCGCCGACGGCCAGGTGCTGACCAGTCATCACGTGGTCAAGGGCGCCGACACGGTGACGGCGACCGATGTCGGCAACGGCCGCACCTACGACGCGGTGGTGCTCGGTTACGACGCCGCCGCCGATATCGCGCTGCTCGCGCTGTCCGGCGCCGCAGACCTGGCGACGGCCCGCATCGGCAACTCGGCCGAATTGCGGGTGCGCGACGAGGTATTGGCGATCGGCAACGCCGGCGGCATCGGCGGCACGCCGACCGCGATCCACGGCACGCTCACCGATCTGGACAGCACCATCGTCGCGCTCAACTCCGCCGACCTGTCCCGCAAGCCGCTCACCGGCATGCTCGAGGTGGCCGCCGCGGTGAGTTCCGGGCAGTCCGGCGGCGCGCTGGCCGACCATCAGGGTGCGGTGGTCGGGGTGATCGCGGCCGCCTCGGGTGATCCGGCCCGGGCCGGGGGCAGGCCGCCGAACGGGTACGCGGTGCCGATCGACACCGCGATGCAGGTGGTGCGGCAGATTCGTTCCGGCGTGCCCACCGACACCGTGCACATCGGGCCGACCGCGACCCTCGGCGTGCTGACCTCCGACGCGAAACCCGTTGGGGCACGGATCGATCTGGCCATCTACGGGCTGCCCGCCTACACGGCCGGGTTGACCCACGGCGAGGTGATCACGTCGGTGGACGGTCGCGCGATCACCTCGGCCCGCGCCCTGCACTCGGCGATCAACGTGCGCAAGCCCGACGACGCGATCCAGCTCGACGTGACCGACACCGGCGGCAACCGCCGCACGGTGACCGTCGTGCTCGCGCGCGGCACGCCCAACTAG
- a CDS encoding DsbA family protein translates to MSKNPGGKKNPLLAANRADRNRKIFIQVAVAAVLIGLIAAIGIGVAVKKARKDDPGPTPSIPAAANTSPDGVTGTITDNGAVRIGKPNAKVTVRVVADLQCPACKGFEGANAQVLADAVNNGTAAVEYDVIAFLDKASTTRYSTRAANASYCVAEADPTKYQAWVSSMFAQQPPEGGAGLPNDKLVQIAKEAGYPDAVANCITDVKYDKYIQARTDDVLKSGIKSTPSVFVNGKQVESSQEIFGPGGLGPVIAAAAAQ, encoded by the coding sequence GTGAGCAAGAACCCGGGTGGGAAGAAGAATCCGTTGCTGGCGGCGAATCGCGCCGACCGCAACCGCAAGATCTTCATCCAGGTGGCCGTGGCCGCCGTGCTGATCGGCCTGATCGCCGCGATCGGCATCGGTGTCGCGGTGAAGAAGGCCCGCAAGGACGATCCCGGCCCCACCCCCTCGATTCCGGCGGCCGCCAACACCTCCCCGGACGGGGTCACCGGCACCATCACCGACAACGGGGCGGTGCGCATCGGCAAGCCGAACGCGAAGGTCACCGTGCGGGTCGTCGCCGACCTGCAGTGCCCCGCGTGCAAGGGCTTCGAGGGCGCGAACGCCCAGGTGCTCGCCGACGCGGTGAACAACGGCACGGCCGCCGTCGAATACGACGTGATCGCGTTCCTGGACAAGGCGTCCACCACCCGGTACTCGACCCGCGCGGCGAACGCCTCGTACTGCGTCGCCGAGGCGGACCCGACCAAGTACCAGGCGTGGGTGTCCTCGATGTTCGCCCAGCAGCCGCCGGAGGGCGGCGCGGGCCTGCCCAACGACAAGCTGGTCCAGATCGCCAAGGAGGCGGGCTATCCCGACGCGGTGGCGAACTGCATCACCGATGTGAAGTACGACAAGTACATCCAGGCCCGCACCGATGACGTGCTGAAGAGCGGCATCAAGTCGACGCCGTCGGTGTTCGTCAACGGCAAGCAGGTCGAGTCGAGCCAGGAGATCTTCGGGCCCGGCGGTCTCGGACCTGTGATCGCCGCCGCCGCGGCGCAGTGA
- a CDS encoding serine hydrolase domain-containing protein, with protein sequence MTISAFAGAGVAVAAPGPAPVGLQADLDLLIRSIGAPGAQLVLRSDGSNTQIDSGVGDLVTGAPFPDNAQVRIASNTKTFVATVVLQLAAEHRVELDAPIEQYLPGVVHGPGGDGHQITVRDLLQHTSGIPDYLAYLDLASVDRLQRPRPAAELIRLGLDQPAVFAPRTSSGYSNTDFLLAGELIERVMGVPVGVEVTRRIIIPLGLRDTYWPLFPLEHVIRAPHPRGYHAFDGVLVDITDIDPGWGLADGAMVSTGADLDRFFMALLSGELLPPAQLGEMQRTVPSGDPLRDADFGLGLFRRINACGIEIWSHGGAMNGFLVVNAATPTRAATLSMNLLPDPLTTVMYQAAMNSVLDAALCAR encoded by the coding sequence GTGACGATTTCGGCATTCGCCGGGGCGGGGGTCGCGGTCGCGGCACCCGGCCCGGCCCCGGTGGGATTGCAGGCCGACCTCGATCTGCTGATCCGGTCCATCGGTGCGCCCGGCGCCCAGCTGGTGCTGCGCAGCGACGGCTCGAACACGCAGATCGACAGCGGCGTAGGCGATCTGGTCACCGGCGCGCCGTTCCCGGACAACGCGCAGGTGCGGATCGCCAGCAATACCAAGACCTTCGTGGCGACCGTGGTGTTGCAGCTCGCCGCCGAGCACCGGGTCGAGCTGGACGCGCCGATCGAGCAGTACCTGCCGGGCGTGGTGCACGGTCCCGGGGGCGACGGGCACCAGATCACCGTGCGAGATCTGTTGCAGCACACCAGCGGGATACCCGACTACCTGGCCTACCTGGATCTGGCCTCGGTCGACCGATTGCAGCGTCCGCGACCGGCCGCGGAGCTGATCCGGCTCGGTCTCGATCAGCCCGCGGTCTTCGCGCCGCGCACCAGTTCCGGCTATTCCAATACGGATTTCCTGCTGGCGGGCGAGTTGATCGAACGCGTCATGGGGGTGCCGGTCGGGGTCGAGGTCACCCGGCGGATCATCATCCCGCTCGGCCTGCGCGACACCTACTGGCCACTGTTCCCGCTGGAGCACGTGATTCGCGCGCCGCATCCGCGCGGATACCACGCCTTCGACGGCGTGCTGGTGGACATCACCGATATCGATCCGGGCTGGGGTCTGGCCGACGGCGCGATGGTCTCCACCGGTGCCGACCTCGACCGGTTCTTCATGGCGCTGCTGTCCGGTGAACTGTTGCCGCCCGCGCAGCTGGGCGAGATGCAGCGCACCGTGCCCTCCGGCGACCCGCTCCGCGACGCCGATTTCGGCCTCGGACTGTTCCGCCGGATCAACGCCTGCGGGATCGAGATCTGGAGCCACGGCGGCGCGATGAACGGCTTCCTGGTCGTCAATGCCGCCACGCCGACCCGCGCCGCCACCCTGAGCATGAACCTGCTGCCCGATCCGCTCACCACCGTGATGTATCAGGCGGCGATGAACAGCGTGCTCGACGCGGCCTTGTGCGCGCGCTGA
- a CDS encoding serine hydrolase has product MGALTGTLVTVAEDLDSVTTVGHEDDPATAGSTRAAVDAVWESVRDWYRMGTTPAIQLCLRRDGKIVLNRAIGHGWGNAPGDAPDAARVLVTPDSPFCGFSTAKGVAAAVMCMLAEQGAFGLDEPVCAYIPEFAAHGKNRITIADVLSHSAGVPFITPPYQGFQLIVDEDLAVRALADLVPSWPTGRFRIYHAMTGGLIQRLLVQRATGKRMREHLAEQVLDPLGFRWTNFGVDAAEVDQVVPSVQTGPGPSRVSKFLARKALGGGMGKAVSDAGTRALLTAELPSGNLVSTAAELSRFYEILARGGELDGIRIMRPETVRAAVQPAKWLPGLAGRVSRAGYELGGRRSKFGRDTRAHFGRSGLTTQYGWADPARGLAGAVLTSGKATTDTDRPWRLVAQISDTFPPVR; this is encoded by the coding sequence ATGGGCGCGCTGACGGGCACTTTGGTGACGGTCGCCGAGGATCTGGACTCGGTGACGACGGTGGGTCATGAGGACGACCCCGCCACGGCGGGCTCGACCCGCGCGGCCGTCGACGCGGTGTGGGAATCGGTCCGTGACTGGTATCGGATGGGCACCACCCCGGCCATCCAGCTCTGCCTGCGGCGCGACGGCAAGATCGTGCTGAACCGCGCCATCGGCCACGGCTGGGGGAACGCGCCCGGCGATGCGCCCGACGCGGCGCGGGTGCTCGTCACACCGGACAGCCCGTTCTGCGGGTTCTCGACCGCGAAGGGTGTCGCGGCGGCGGTGATGTGCATGCTGGCCGAACAGGGCGCCTTCGGCCTGGACGAGCCGGTGTGCGCCTACATTCCGGAGTTCGCGGCCCACGGCAAGAACCGGATCACCATCGCCGACGTGCTGTCGCATTCGGCGGGCGTGCCGTTCATCACCCCGCCCTATCAGGGTTTTCAGCTCATCGTCGACGAGGACCTGGCCGTGCGCGCCCTGGCAGATCTGGTGCCCAGCTGGCCGACCGGCCGCTTCCGGATCTATCACGCCATGACCGGCGGGCTCATCCAGCGGCTACTGGTGCAGCGGGCGACCGGCAAACGGATGCGCGAGCATCTGGCCGAGCAGGTGCTGGACCCGCTCGGGTTCCGGTGGACCAATTTCGGCGTCGACGCCGCCGAGGTCGACCAGGTCGTGCCGAGCGTGCAGACCGGCCCCGGGCCCTCGCGGGTGTCGAAGTTCCTGGCGCGCAAGGCTCTCGGCGGCGGCATGGGCAAGGCGGTCTCCGATGCGGGCACGCGGGCGTTGCTCACCGCGGAACTGCCCTCCGGCAATCTGGTCAGCACGGCGGCCGAGCTGTCCCGCTTCTACGAAATCCTCGCGCGCGGCGGCGAATTGGACGGAATCCGGATCATGCGCCCCGAGACCGTGCGCGCGGCCGTGCAACCGGCGAAATGGCTGCCCGGCCTCGCCGGGCGGGTGAGCCGGGCCGGATACGAACTCGGCGGCCGCCGATCGAAATTCGGCCGTGACACCCGCGCACACTTCGGCCGCAGCGGCCTCACCACCCAGTACGGCTGGGCCGACCCGGCGCGTGGGCTCGCCGGAGCCGTGCTCACCAGCGGTAAGGCGACCACCGACACCGATCGCCCGTGGCGGCTGGTCGCCCAGATCTCCGACACCTTCCCGCCGGTGCGCTGA
- a CDS encoding vitamin K epoxide reductase family protein encodes MITAPPRAAWVLLLGGLAGWLASMALTIERFKLFTEPGYTPSCSINPILSCGSVMVTDQAAVFGFPNPIIGIAAFSVVVTVGVLSVAGVGLPRWIWGGLWLGTLLGVGFVCWLIFQSLYRINALCPYCMVVWAIITPLLAVVTDQLWGGSRGPLRVLAEWRWTLVALFYAVVLLLIFLRFQDYWLSLF; translated from the coding sequence GTGATCACCGCCCCGCCCCGGGCCGCCTGGGTACTGCTGCTCGGCGGGCTGGCCGGCTGGCTGGCCTCGATGGCGCTGACCATCGAACGGTTCAAGCTGTTCACCGAACCGGGTTACACCCCGTCGTGCAGCATCAACCCGATCCTGTCCTGCGGCTCGGTGATGGTGACCGACCAGGCCGCGGTGTTCGGGTTCCCCAACCCGATCATCGGCATCGCGGCCTTCTCGGTGGTGGTCACCGTCGGGGTGCTCTCGGTGGCCGGGGTGGGGTTGCCGCGCTGGATCTGGGGCGGGCTGTGGCTGGGCACGCTGCTCGGCGTCGGCTTCGTCTGCTGGCTGATCTTCCAGAGCCTGTACCGGATCAACGCGCTCTGCCCGTACTGCATGGTGGTGTGGGCCATCATCACGCCGCTGCTCGCGGTGGTCACCGATCAGCTCTGGGGCGGGTCCCGCGGTCCGCTGCGGGTGCTCGCGGAGTGGCGGTGGACCCTCGTCGCGCTGTTCTACGCGGTGGTGCTGCTGCTGATCTTCCTGCGCTTCCAGGACTACTGGCTGTCGCTGTTCTAG
- a CDS encoding helix-turn-helix domain-containing protein, whose translation MSAPEIPDAGDPAGQLAAVVALRRLADQLEDSAVEAAMRSGWNWPQVAEALGITRQAVHKKHAKRLIAAGVSLRRR comes from the coding sequence ATGTCCGCCCCGGAAATCCCCGATGCCGGCGATCCCGCCGGGCAACTCGCCGCGGTTGTCGCGTTGCGGCGCTTGGCCGATCAACTGGAAGACAGTGCCGTCGAGGCCGCGATGCGGTCGGGTTGGAATTGGCCGCAGGTCGCCGAGGCGCTCGGCATCACCCGGCAAGCGGTGCACAAGAAGCACGCCAAGCGGCTCATCGCCGCGGGCGTCAGCCTGAGGAGACGCTGA
- a CDS encoding ESX secretion-associated protein EspG, with amino-acid sequence MKWVLTPDEFSHVWENETGLDRRPYPVNMVPAATVRTESEYAALRLPQRFARQADPDLAAALMLCGRTDATTITLSGERNTPPRNGSGADTERILVYAAVVHNHAGILVATPEKVTVLMCHARAVGERLVQIIGPARPGKLGTMREPQDAVLGPERTEPFGTNGQRGAARFRHTLRKPVDGRGFLTVTVEPDNPMSPPTRHRTWLDFTGDGRYLLTTSQDLILTPVSDEDFAAQLVALAHIRV; translated from the coding sequence GTGAAATGGGTGCTGACCCCGGACGAGTTCTCGCATGTCTGGGAAAACGAGACGGGTCTGGATCGCAGGCCGTATCCGGTCAACATGGTGCCTGCGGCCACCGTGCGCACCGAATCCGAATACGCCGCACTGCGTTTGCCGCAGCGCTTCGCCCGGCAGGCCGACCCGGACCTGGCCGCCGCGCTCATGCTGTGCGGCCGCACCGACGCCACCACCATCACCCTGTCCGGGGAACGGAACACCCCGCCGCGCAACGGTTCCGGCGCCGACACCGAACGCATCCTGGTCTACGCCGCGGTGGTGCACAATCACGCGGGCATCCTGGTCGCCACCCCGGAGAAGGTCACCGTGCTGATGTGCCATGCCCGTGCGGTGGGCGAGCGCCTGGTGCAGATCATCGGCCCGGCCCGCCCCGGGAAACTCGGCACCATGCGCGAACCCCAGGACGCGGTGCTCGGCCCGGAGCGCACCGAACCGTTCGGCACCAACGGACAGCGCGGCGCCGCCCGCTTCCGGCACACGCTGCGCAAGCCCGTCGACGGGCGCGGCTTCCTGACCGTCACCGTCGAACCCGACAATCCGATGTCGCCGCCCACCCGCCACCGCACCTGGCTCGATTTCACCGGCGACGGCCGCTACCTGCTGACCACCTCGCAGGACCTCATCCTCACCCCCGTCTCGGACGAGGATTTCGCCGCGCAACTCGTCGCGCTCGCCCATATCCGGGTGTGA
- a CDS encoding NAD(P)-dependent alcohol dehydrogenase — protein sequence MTTAAAYAISAPDGSFEKKTIERRELGPHDVLIDIKYAGICHSDIHTARDEWGGAKYPCVPGHEIAGLVAAVGSAVHKYQVGDRVGVGCMVDSCGVCGPCLADEEQYCVRGATMTYNTPVEESVQPGGYTLGGYSTQIVVTENFVVRIPEGIGLDAAAPLLCAGVTLFSPLRHWNAGPGKKVAIIGMGGIGHVGVKLAAALGAEVTVLSHSLSKQEDGKLFGASHYYATSDKQTFRDLRNQFDLILNTVSAELPIDSYLKMLKLDGTLVILGLPENPMSIKPFTITGLRRSLAGSMIGGIAQTQEMLDFCASHGIGAEIEVISADEIDGAYDRVVASDVRYRFVIDVSTM from the coding sequence ATGACGACAGCAGCCGCATACGCGATATCCGCACCCGATGGCTCGTTCGAGAAGAAGACCATCGAACGCCGGGAGCTGGGCCCGCACGATGTGCTGATCGACATCAAATACGCGGGCATCTGCCACTCCGACATCCACACCGCACGCGACGAGTGGGGCGGGGCGAAGTACCCCTGCGTGCCCGGCCACGAGATCGCCGGCCTGGTCGCCGCGGTCGGCTCCGCGGTGCACAAATACCAGGTGGGCGACCGCGTCGGGGTCGGCTGCATGGTCGACTCGTGCGGCGTCTGCGGACCCTGCCTGGCCGACGAGGAGCAGTACTGCGTCCGCGGCGCCACCATGACCTACAACACGCCCGTCGAGGAGTCGGTGCAGCCGGGCGGCTACACCCTCGGGGGCTACTCCACTCAGATCGTGGTGACCGAGAACTTCGTCGTCCGCATTCCCGAGGGCATCGGGCTCGACGCGGCCGCCCCGCTGCTCTGCGCGGGCGTCACCCTGTTCTCGCCGCTGCGGCACTGGAACGCCGGGCCGGGCAAGAAGGTGGCCATCATCGGCATGGGTGGGATCGGTCACGTCGGGGTGAAGCTCGCCGCGGCGCTGGGCGCCGAGGTCACCGTGCTCAGCCACTCGCTGAGCAAGCAGGAGGACGGCAAGCTGTTCGGCGCGAGCCACTACTACGCCACCAGCGACAAGCAGACCTTCCGCGACCTGCGCAACCAGTTCGACCTGATCCTCAACACCGTCTCGGCGGAGCTGCCGATCGACTCCTACCTGAAGATGCTGAAGCTCGACGGCACGCTGGTGATCCTCGGCCTGCCGGAAAACCCGATGAGCATCAAACCGTTCACCATCACCGGGCTGCGCCGCTCGCTGGCCGGCTCGATGATCGGCGGTATCGCGCAGACCCAGGAGATGCTGGACTTCTGCGCCTCCCACGGCATCGGCGCGGAGATCGAGGTGATCTCCGCCGACGAGATCGACGGGGCCTACGACCGGGTGGTGGCCAGCGATGTCCGGTACCGCTTCGTCATCGACGTCTCGACCATGTGA
- a CDS encoding ZIP family metal transporter: MAILLALVSMCSTLVGGFVAVRIGDRRHLVLGLAAGVMLGVVFFDLIPEALEQSAQDVLGVPAVLIAAVGGFLTIHVIERAVAIHTGHEQEFGTHTHGFESVGVLAAAGLIFHSFLDGLGIGLGFQAGATVGAAVAIAVISHDFADGFNTFTISTLYGNARKRALTLLGLDAVAPVIGAVVGTLIHVPDGMVGLYLGYFGGFLLYLATADILPEAHAVHPSRLTLACTVLGAALMFVVAALNH, translated from the coding sequence ATGGCGATTCTGCTGGCGCTGGTGTCCATGTGCTCCACGCTGGTCGGCGGATTCGTCGCGGTCCGCATCGGCGACCGCAGGCACCTGGTGCTCGGGCTCGCCGCGGGCGTGATGCTCGGCGTGGTGTTCTTCGACCTGATCCCCGAGGCCCTGGAACAATCCGCGCAGGATGTGCTCGGCGTGCCCGCCGTGCTGATCGCCGCCGTCGGCGGCTTCCTCACCATCCACGTGATCGAGCGCGCCGTGGCCATCCATACCGGCCACGAACAGGAATTCGGCACGCACACACACGGTTTCGAGTCCGTCGGCGTGCTCGCCGCGGCCGGCCTGATCTTCCACAGCTTCTTGGACGGGCTCGGCATCGGGCTCGGCTTCCAGGCGGGCGCCACCGTCGGTGCGGCGGTGGCCATCGCCGTCATCTCGCACGACTTCGCCGACGGTTTCAACACTTTCACCATCTCGACGCTCTACGGCAACGCCCGCAAACGCGCCCTCACCCTGCTCGGACTGGACGCCGTCGCACCGGTGATCGGCGCCGTGGTCGGCACGCTCATCCATGTACCCGACGGCATGGTCGGCCTCTATCTCGGCTATTTCGGCGGCTTCCTGCTCTACCTCGCCACCGCCGACATCCTCCCCGAAGCCCACGCCGTCCACCCCTCCCGCCTCACTCTGGCCTGCACCGTCCTGGGCGCCGCCCTCATGTTCGTCGTCGCCGCCCTGAACCACTGA